From one Lycium barbarum isolate Lr01 chromosome 6, ASM1917538v2, whole genome shotgun sequence genomic stretch:
- the LOC132645535 gene encoding uncharacterized protein At1g01500 codes for MGLMLNHSEESPMSIYKISGGYLEIRLFYVRITSCAVNAVPDHLILRHLRREIGVTLEINGSRIPPSDTVTVTLRRDRVDKGSSEVTYVSTDNVRVSGPVEFEVYKEEKEGLKELLILCGNWDNNGTGWSMDCYNAASFGSIEVYVAGCCSGVPLILTKTIQVSPRRKLLSRHGMLDAIPEDGNGYIPQQELQITDSELDDFESEGKAGHGFYSEDMYLGEDGQLSWFNAGVRVGVGIGLGMCVGVGIGVGLLMSSYQATASNLRRRFF; via the exons ATGGGTTTAATGCTTAACCATTCCGAAGAATCACCAATGTCAATTTACAAAATTTCAGGGGGTTATTTAGAAATCCGTTTGTTCTACGTACGCATAACGTCGTGCGCAGTTAACGCCGTTCCTGATCACCTCATACTCCGTCATCTCCGCCGTGAAATTGGCGTTACGTTAGAGATTAACGGGTCTCGAATTCCGCCATCCGATACCGTTACCGTTACGTTACGCCGTGACAGGGTTGATAAAGGATCATCAGAGGTGACGTATGTTAGTACTGATAATGTTAGGGTTTCAGGTCCTGTTGAATTTGAGGTATATAAAGAGGAGAAAGAGGGATTAAAGGAGTTGTTAATACTTTGTGGTAATTGGGATAATAATGGGACGGGGTGGAGTATGGATTGTTATAATGCGGCGTCGTTTGGGAGTATTGAGGTTTATGTAGCGGGTTGTTGTTCTGGTGTGCCTTTGATTTTGACAAAGACAATTCAGGTTAGCCCGAGAAGGAAATTGTTGTCTAGGCATGGTATGTTGGATGCCATTCCTGAGGATGGTAATGGATACATTCCACAACAAGAACTGCAG ATCACAGACTCAGAGTTGGATGATTTTGAGTCAGAAGGAAAAGCTGGACATGGCTTTTACTCAGAAGACATGTATCTCGGTGAAGATGGTCAACTCTCCTGGTTCAACGCTGGAGTAAGGGTTGGAGTTGGGATAGGCCTTGGGATGTGTGTCGGTGTCGGAATTGGGGTGGGGTTACTCATGAGTTCTTATCAGGCAACTGCTAGCAACCTGCGGAGGAGGTTCTTCTAG
- the LOC132645534 gene encoding putative F-box/LRR-repeat protein At3g18150 isoform X1: MASSSSNSPSSKKPKIEIEEQTLGDDRISQLPDSLLVQILSLLATKDAFATCILSKRWQYLSTFVYNFIFTITNDQARENFSFVDYALTHSLSSKIKKFQLDCTDLYPSDRSLEYEYDALVRRCLSFAVERKVENLVLWSFVDDHCTLPESVCTCSSLITLDVKYCGFDYYHPVISCKSLKSLKLGYTVLSDENIVNLLSGCPELETMELYRVEGFCRLEINSLKLKRFKLKGYLFAQAGGDSLEIIAPYLHHLEISGDLYDLKCRLVDVSSVVNAKLTFNIMCIKEIDNDDDEEEFDDEEESDEEEDSCRDYHEAVYTLVQDNLQKLSCATNLTIGTWFTEVLCMLLFKGVSIPELKCKYLTLELHFKEFNLYGATGLLRASPYVETLNIDMDTKHFDDSRCCFELLDLAKGDNIDLQSCISSFVFPNLKNVKIVFSSRQCLKNHVKWGLDKLFKLLEFLLRNAKFLEKFIIILERRLCGICSMNCLSQYLFRLAEKLSGCPRSSTKFMIIFREVSLKYCNLTFEFDLWNSQPSIRM; this comes from the exons ATGGCTTCATCAAGTAGTAATTCTCCATCTTCCAAGAAaccaaaaattgaaattgaagaACAAACCCTAGGTGATGATCGTATCAGTCAGTTACCGGACTCACTCCTCGTACAAATCCTCTCTCTTTTGGCAACAAAGGATGCATTCGCCACATGTATTCTCTCAAAAAGGTGGCAGTATCTCTCGACTTTTGTTTATAACTTCATTTTCACTATCACAAATGACCAAGCAAGAGAAAATTTCTCCTTCGTAGACTATGCCTTAACTCATTCCCTCTCTTCCAAAATTAAAAAATTCCAACTCGACTGCACTGACCTGTATCCATCAGACCGCAGTTTGGAGTATGAATATGACGCGCTAGTCAGGCGATGTCTTAGTTTTGCTGTTGAGAGGAAAGTGGAAAATCTTGTATTGTGGTCATTTGTGGATGATCATTGCACATTGCCTGAATCTGTATGTACCTGTTCGTCGTTGATAACTTTGGATGTTAAATATTGTGGGTTTGATTATTATCACCCGGTCATATCGTGTAAATCTCTAAAGAGCTTAAAGTTAGGGTATACAGTGTTATCAGATGAAAATATTGTGAACTTACTGTCAGGTTGTCCTGAATTGGAAACTATGGAATTATATAGGGTTGAGGGTTTCTGTCGCCTGGAAATTAATTCTTTAAAATTAAAGAGATTCAAGCTGAAAGGTTATTTGTTTGCTCAGGCTGGAGGAGATTCTTTAGAAATTATTGCCCCGTATCTTCACCATTTGGAAATATCAGGAGATCTTTATGATCTTAAGTGTAGACTTGTTGATGTTTCCTCTGTGGTTAATGCTAAGCTTACTTTCAACATTATGTGTATCAAAGAgattgataatgatgatgatgaggaagaaTTTGATGATGAGGAAGAATCTGATGAGGAGGAAGATAGTTGTCGTGACTATCATGAAGCAGTATATACCCTCGTCCAAGATAATCTTCAGAAATTGAGTTGTGCAACCAATCTAACAATTGGAACTTGGTTCACAGAG GTCCTATGCATGTTGCTGTTCAAAGGGGTGTCGATTCCAGAATTGAAATGCAAATATCTAACGCTGGAGTTGCATTTCAAAGAATTTAATTTGTACGGGGCAACTGGCCTTTTGCGGGCCTCGCCTTACGTGGAGACACTCAACATAGACATGGATACCAAGCAT TTTGATGATTCCCGCTGCTGCTTTGAGTTACTAGATTTGGCCAAAGGAGATAATATTGATTTGCAGAGTTGCATTTCAAGCTTTGTGTTTCCCAACCTCAAGAATGTTAAGATTGTCTTCTCCTCACGGCAGTGCTTGAAGAATCATGTCAAATGGGGACTTGACAAGCTCTTCAAGCTTTTGGAATTTCTATTAAGGAATGCAAAATTTTTGGAGAAGTTCATTATCATATTAGAGAGAAGATTGTGCGGAATATGTTCAATGAACTGTTTGTCCCAATATTTATTTCGGTTAGCCGAGAAATTGTCAGGTTGCCCAAGATCGTCCACCAAATTTATGATTATCTTCAGGGA GGTTTCTTTGAAGTACTGCAACTTGACATTTGAGTTCGATTTGTGGAATTCTCAACCAAGTATACGAATGTAG
- the LOC132645534 gene encoding putative F-box/LRR-repeat protein At3g18150 isoform X2 codes for MASSSSNSPSSKKPKIEIEEQTLGDDRISQLPDSLLVQILSLLATKDAFATCILSKRWQYLSTFVYNFIFTITNDQARENFSFVDYALTHSLSSKIKKFQLDCTDLYPSDRSLEYEYDALVRRCLSFAVERKVENLVLWSFVDDHCTLPESVCTCSSLITLDVKYCGFDYYHPVISCKSLKSLKLGYTVLSDENIVNLLSGCPELETMELYRVEGFCRLEINSLKLKRFKLKGYLFAQAGGDSLEIIAPYLHHLEISGDLYDLKCRLVDVSSVVNAKLTFNIMCIKEIDNDDDEEEFDDEEESDEEEDSCRDYHEAVYTLVQDNLQKLSCATNLTIGTWFTEVLCMLLFKGVSIPELKCKYLTLELHFKEFNLYGATGLLRASPYVETLNIDMDTKHFDDSRCCFELLDLAKGDNIDLQSCISSFVFPNLKNVKIVFSSRQCLKNHVKWGLDKLFKLLEFLLRNAKFLEKFIIILERRLCGICSMNCLSQYLFRLAEKLSGCPRSSTKFMIIFRE; via the exons ATGGCTTCATCAAGTAGTAATTCTCCATCTTCCAAGAAaccaaaaattgaaattgaagaACAAACCCTAGGTGATGATCGTATCAGTCAGTTACCGGACTCACTCCTCGTACAAATCCTCTCTCTTTTGGCAACAAAGGATGCATTCGCCACATGTATTCTCTCAAAAAGGTGGCAGTATCTCTCGACTTTTGTTTATAACTTCATTTTCACTATCACAAATGACCAAGCAAGAGAAAATTTCTCCTTCGTAGACTATGCCTTAACTCATTCCCTCTCTTCCAAAATTAAAAAATTCCAACTCGACTGCACTGACCTGTATCCATCAGACCGCAGTTTGGAGTATGAATATGACGCGCTAGTCAGGCGATGTCTTAGTTTTGCTGTTGAGAGGAAAGTGGAAAATCTTGTATTGTGGTCATTTGTGGATGATCATTGCACATTGCCTGAATCTGTATGTACCTGTTCGTCGTTGATAACTTTGGATGTTAAATATTGTGGGTTTGATTATTATCACCCGGTCATATCGTGTAAATCTCTAAAGAGCTTAAAGTTAGGGTATACAGTGTTATCAGATGAAAATATTGTGAACTTACTGTCAGGTTGTCCTGAATTGGAAACTATGGAATTATATAGGGTTGAGGGTTTCTGTCGCCTGGAAATTAATTCTTTAAAATTAAAGAGATTCAAGCTGAAAGGTTATTTGTTTGCTCAGGCTGGAGGAGATTCTTTAGAAATTATTGCCCCGTATCTTCACCATTTGGAAATATCAGGAGATCTTTATGATCTTAAGTGTAGACTTGTTGATGTTTCCTCTGTGGTTAATGCTAAGCTTACTTTCAACATTATGTGTATCAAAGAgattgataatgatgatgatgaggaagaaTTTGATGATGAGGAAGAATCTGATGAGGAGGAAGATAGTTGTCGTGACTATCATGAAGCAGTATATACCCTCGTCCAAGATAATCTTCAGAAATTGAGTTGTGCAACCAATCTAACAATTGGAACTTGGTTCACAGAG GTCCTATGCATGTTGCTGTTCAAAGGGGTGTCGATTCCAGAATTGAAATGCAAATATCTAACGCTGGAGTTGCATTTCAAAGAATTTAATTTGTACGGGGCAACTGGCCTTTTGCGGGCCTCGCCTTACGTGGAGACACTCAACATAGACATGGATACCAAGCAT TTTGATGATTCCCGCTGCTGCTTTGAGTTACTAGATTTGGCCAAAGGAGATAATATTGATTTGCAGAGTTGCATTTCAAGCTTTGTGTTTCCCAACCTCAAGAATGTTAAGATTGTCTTCTCCTCACGGCAGTGCTTGAAGAATCATGTCAAATGGGGACTTGACAAGCTCTTCAAGCTTTTGGAATTTCTATTAAGGAATGCAAAATTTTTGGAGAAGTTCATTATCATATTAGAGAGAAGATTGTGCGGAATATGTTCAATGAACTGTTTGTCCCAATATTTATTTCGGTTAGCCGAGAAATTGTCAGGTTGCCCAAGATCGTCCACCAAATTTATGATTATCTTCAGGGAGTGA
- the LOC132645536 gene encoding uncharacterized protein LOC132645536, with amino-acid sequence MSGVEDVNNQIDGAEKSNPSTQQEEEVVKKKYGGIIPKKPPLISKDHERAYFDSADWALGKQGADKKPKGPLEALRPKLQPTQQQTRYRKSAYAPSEGEDGSNAPPKDPATDE; translated from the exons ATGTCAGGCGTTGAGGATGTCAATAACCAAATAGATGGAGCTGAAAAGTCCAACCCATCCACCCAACAAGAA GAAGAAGTTGTTAAAAAGAAGTATGGAGGAATCATACCTAAGAAGCCACCTCTAATCTCTAAG GACCATGAACGTGCTTATTTTGATTCGGCTGACTGGGCTCTTGGAAAG CAAGGTGCCGATAAGAAGCCCAAAGGTCCACTAGAGGCACTTCGCCCAAAGTTGCAG CCAACACAACAGCAGACGCGATACCGCAAGTCTGCTTATGCTCCATCAGAGGGTGAAG ATGGAAGTAATGCTCCACCGAAGGATCCAGCTACAGATGAATGA
- the LOC132644398 gene encoding uncharacterized protein LOC132644398, translating into MSKFSPNIRDRMRRYYILKKPCQPEEFEFPGRDIGGELRRFNPDWFDDPYSQWLEYSVKKDAAFCLCCYLFKNELGGYGKKVSDAFTTKGFRSWNKGIERLKKHVGEVNSVHTRCFMMMLDLMNQEQSILTSFDKPFKKFKGDYRVRLNASVDVIRYLLKEGMPFRGHHECVTSTRRGHFLDLLKWYADKKEDVKNVILEKAPKNNTMTSPDIQKDIVNSCGKETVNAIIKDLNGDYFGILVDESKDVSHKEQMALVLRYVNKEGKVIERFLGLVHVKDISAKSLKEAIYSLLLDHSLSRSQMRGQGYDGASNMQGEINGLKTLILKDNSSAYCVHCFAHQLQLTLVAVAKKHHDVNNFFDILANVLNIVGGSFKRREMLRDDQAEKLEELLVLGEVHTGSGLNQELGLQRPGDTRWGSHFKTVRNFISLFSSIVHVLGVLANEGANYHEKAMAKSLVEDIRSYEFIYMLHLMLKILAITYDLNIALQRKDQDIVSAMKLVDFTKRKLQSMRESEWNSLVEDVSLFCEKNGIMIPEMDEKYGLGKSKRKSSSVIYFHHLRVEVFYVVIDLQLSELNNRFSEVNTDLLLGMASLSPENSFANYDKNRITKLATYYPNEFGASKLDDLSFDLDNYIYYVREVDKAFSNLKGLGDLSMTLVKSNMHTRHGDLFICL; encoded by the coding sequence ATGTCGAAATTTTCTCCTAATATACGTGACCGAATGAGGAGATATTACATACTAAAGAAACCTTGCCAACCTGAAGAATTTGAATTTCCAGGTAGAGATATTGGAGGAGAATTGCGTCGTTTTAATCCCGATTGGTTTGACGATCCATATTCTCAATGGTTAGAATATAGTGTTAAAAAAGATGCAGCATTTTGCTTATGTTGTTACTTGTTTAAAAATGAGCTTGGAGGGTATGGAAAAAAAGTAAGTGATGCTTTCACAACGAAAGGTTTTCGAAGTTGGAATAAAGGTATAGAAAGGCTTAAAAAGCATGTGGGTGAAGTGAATAGTGTTCATACTCGATGTTTCATGATGATGCTAGATTTAATGAATCAAGAACAATCTATTCTAACTTCATTTGACAAGCCTTTCAAGAAATTTAAAGGTGATTATCGGGTTCGCTTGAATGCTTCGGTTGATGTGATAAGGTATCTTTTAAAAGAAGGAATGCCTTTCCGGGGTCACCATGAGTGTGTAACTTCTACAAGAAGGGGTCATTTTCTAGATCTCTTAAAGTGGTATGCAGATAAGAAGGAAGATGTGAAAAATGTGATACTAGAAAAAGCTCCAAAAAATAACACCATGACTTCTCCCGATATCCAAAAAGACATTGTGAATTCTTGTGGAAAAGAAACAGTGAATGCAATTATTAAAGACTTGAACGGAGATTACTTTGGGATATTGGTTGATGAGTCTAAGGATGTTTCTCATAAGGAACAAATGGCTCTTGTCTTGAGATATGTAAACAAGGAGGGTAAAGTTATTGAGCGATTTCTTGGTCTTGTTCATGTGAAAGATATATCTGCAAAGTCATTGAAAGAAGCGATCTATTCTTTGCTTTTAGACCATTCTTTGAGTCGATCTCAAATGCGAGGACAAGGTTATGATGGAGCTAGTAACATGCAAGGAGAAATTAATGGTCTTAAAACTCTGATTCTGAAAGATAATTCTTCGGCATATTGCGTACATTGCTTTGCTCATCAATTGCAATTGACTCTTGTAGCCGTTGCAAAAAAACATCATGATGTGAATAATTTTTTTGACATTCTTGCCAATGTTTTAAATATCGTTGGAGGTTCATTTAAGCGTAGGGAGATGCTTCGAGATGATCAAGCTGAAAAATTAGAGGAATTACTAGTGCTCGGTGAAGTTCATACGGGAAGTGGTTTAAATCAAGAACTTGGACTTCAAAGGCCTGGTGATACCCGTTGGGGATCTCATTTTAAGACGGTACGTAACTTCATTTCCTTATTCTCATCAATTGTGCATGTACTTGGAGTTCTTGCAAATGAGGGTGCAAATTATCATGAGAAAGCAATGGCAAAAAGTCTAGTGGAAGACATTAGATCTTATGAGTTTATCTACATGTTGCATTTGATGTTGAAAATTTTGGCGATTACATATGATTTGAATATAGCTTTGCAACGAAAAGATCAAGATATTGTTAGTGCTATGAAGCTTGTTGATTTCACAAAAAGAAAATTGCAATCGATGAGGGAATCTGAATGGAATTCTTTGGTAGAAGACGTCTCCTTATTTTGTGAAAAGAATGGTATTATGATCCCTGAAATGGATGAGAAGTATGGTCTTGGAAAGTCGAAGCGTAAAAGCTCAAGTGTTATCTATTTTCATCATTTGCGTGTGGAAGTTTTTTATGTTGTTATTGATTTGCAACTTTCAGAGCTTAACAATCGTTTTAGTGAAGTGAATACTGATCTACTTCTTGGCATGGCTAGTTTGAGTCCCGAGAATTCTTTTGCAAATTATGATAAAAACAGGATCACGAAACTTGCTACTTATTATCCAAATGAGTTCGGTGCTTCCAAgcttgatgatcttagttttgaTCTTGATAATTATATTTACTATGTGAGAGAAGTGGACAAAgctttttcaaatttgaaaggaCTTGGAGATCTTTCGATGACGTTGGTTAAATCAAATATGCACACAAGACATGGGGACTTGTTTATTTGCTTGTGA